One genomic region from Terriglobus aquaticus encodes:
- the nagA gene encoding N-acetylglucosamine-6-phosphate deacetylase, whose product MRQQVTLTARRLITAEGSLDFPVIGIDAEGQIIGIGSDPAALADETETLAACYLDIHHHGAAGIDVMNASPRELQKMQRFLARHGVAKYLPTTITAPLDFTLGALDRLASLIEADIHIDEAHPAGIHIEGPFLSHSKRGMHPAEFLQQPSIELFDRLQSAARGHIRLMTIAPERWSLPEASPTQEHRASATELIRHASAQGVRCSIGHSDGLRADALAAIDAGAVSATHTFNAMRPLDHREPGILGTVLDDDRLFADLICDGVHVDPVLVRLWRKAKGPERAILITDALSATGMPDGNYTAGSTPVTVQGEHAWVTSDLQHGKHTLAGSVLTLQHAVENLRIFTGAGLDEAVRMAAHNPAAMLGRREWTSLQTGAPANLNRFNWRGKLIATYLQGTRVSNA is encoded by the coding sequence ATGAGACAGCAGGTCACATTGACCGCGCGCCGCCTGATCACAGCGGAAGGATCGCTCGATTTTCCCGTGATCGGTATCGACGCTGAAGGCCAGATCATCGGGATCGGCAGTGACCCCGCCGCCCTGGCGGACGAAACCGAAACACTGGCGGCGTGCTACCTCGACATTCACCACCATGGCGCGGCCGGCATCGACGTAATGAACGCGTCACCCCGCGAACTTCAAAAGATGCAGCGCTTCCTCGCACGACATGGCGTAGCGAAGTACCTTCCCACCACCATCACGGCTCCGCTGGACTTCACCCTGGGTGCCCTCGACAGACTGGCTTCTCTGATCGAGGCCGACATCCATATCGACGAAGCGCATCCCGCCGGGATTCACATAGAAGGCCCGTTCCTTTCTCACAGCAAACGCGGCATGCATCCTGCTGAGTTCCTTCAACAGCCCAGCATCGAGTTGTTCGATCGATTGCAGAGCGCAGCGCGCGGCCACATCCGCCTGATGACCATCGCCCCAGAACGGTGGTCTCTGCCCGAAGCCTCACCCACGCAGGAACATCGAGCGAGCGCCACGGAACTGATCCGGCATGCATCCGCGCAGGGTGTCCGATGCTCCATCGGCCACAGTGACGGCTTGCGCGCCGATGCCTTGGCGGCCATAGATGCGGGTGCAGTCAGCGCCACCCACACCTTCAATGCAATGCGCCCGCTGGACCATCGCGAGCCCGGCATCCTGGGCACCGTCCTGGATGACGATCGTCTGTTCGCCGATCTGATTTGCGACGGTGTGCACGTGGACCCCGTTCTCGTCCGCTTGTGGCGCAAAGCCAAAGGCCCGGAACGCGCAATCCTGATTACGGACGCGCTGTCTGCGACCGGAATGCCCGACGGCAACTATACCGCCGGCAGCACGCCCGTTACGGTACAGGGCGAGCATGCATGGGTAACGTCTGATCTCCAACACGGAAAGCACACCTTGGCGGGTTCCGTGCTTACGTTGCAGCATGCCGTCGAGAACCTGCGGATATTTACGGGCGCAGGCCTGGACGAGGCGGTTCGCATGGCAGCGCACAACCCTGCTGCCATGCTAGGCCGCCGAGAATGGACCAGCCTGCAAACGGGCGCGCCTGCAAATCTCAATCGTTTCAATTGGAGAGGCAAACTCATAGCCACGTACCTTCAGGGGACAAGAGTTTCGAACGCCTGA
- a CDS encoding CehA/McbA family metallohydrolase yields the protein MHQLAVHGMLAQQPRTQVEFQPFAAATRRLMQALHSLGTPLPQPAEAAIEAALKANTQPQEDAAVQAIEDALASSVLMNVEINPEMRLSVSRGAARGELVQGGWRTFLVRVQNAAGTTPVLNVKSPQAGAVGRRSSLAITGVEDFTNGAVDEVEARNRWLGVATFNAPPMTPALTGLELEYRIVQLYSRDVGEREATLQADCGWGEQDLGFRSSLPVLFRCVAAKEVRTHIRDEHGRPAIASLLIRDDLGRVYPAQTKRLMPDLSFQPHVYRYDGESVLLPEGRYRVQSSRGPEYFANWQDVEVRSGDTAIEVRLERWIDPAEFGYYSGDTHVHAAGCSHYESPTEGVTPVVMERQADGEALDLASVLNWGPGFQYQKQFFTGHALPSAVQTSSRPVAHEGMAHDATAIAAREEAAVVDRLQHSASPPAIDSLVRYDVEVSGFPSSHCGHLVLLSLRDQEFPHTHEIQDWPSWNAPILRWAHQQGAIAGYAHSGHGLVTDSTALPNLVIPPFNSSGANEFIADVTHSGLVDFISGCDLWPFAEMNIWYHTLNCGFATPFAGETDFPCLTDACVGGGRSYVRLSERPQGDSGYAKWIEGLIHGPSYFGDGRSHLMDFRVNSQLRGEHALDLRVPGEVEVTARVVARLDPISTEGTRAIQKASPYDKPYWHVERARIGDSRNVPVELIVNGKTAGRLVIRADGTPQPIRMTAQIEQSSWLALRIYPSAHTNPVVVSVAGRPVRASKDSAMWCRKGVDVCWEQKRQRIRPEEMRAAAEHFDHARRVYDAMVAEFS from the coding sequence ATGCATCAGCTCGCCGTGCATGGCATGCTGGCTCAGCAACCGAGAACTCAGGTGGAGTTCCAGCCGTTTGCAGCGGCGACGCGCCGCCTGATGCAGGCGCTCCACAGTCTTGGAACTCCGTTGCCGCAACCTGCGGAAGCAGCGATCGAAGCGGCGCTCAAAGCGAATACGCAGCCACAGGAAGACGCGGCCGTCCAGGCGATTGAGGATGCACTTGCGTCCAGTGTGCTGATGAACGTGGAAATCAATCCCGAGATGCGCCTGTCCGTCTCGCGCGGAGCTGCACGCGGCGAACTGGTGCAGGGCGGATGGCGAACATTTCTGGTGCGCGTTCAGAATGCTGCTGGCACCACACCGGTTCTGAATGTTAAATCTCCACAAGCCGGTGCGGTCGGTCGAAGATCTTCGTTGGCGATCACGGGCGTCGAGGACTTTACAAACGGTGCGGTCGACGAGGTGGAAGCGCGCAACCGCTGGCTTGGGGTAGCGACCTTCAACGCGCCGCCTATGACGCCGGCGCTTACCGGACTCGAGTTGGAGTACCGGATCGTTCAGCTGTATAGCCGGGATGTGGGAGAGCGGGAAGCGACCCTGCAGGCCGACTGCGGCTGGGGCGAGCAGGACCTTGGATTCCGTAGTTCGTTGCCGGTGCTCTTCCGGTGTGTCGCGGCGAAGGAGGTGCGGACACACATCCGTGACGAGCATGGGCGACCGGCGATTGCGTCTTTACTGATTCGCGACGACCTTGGCCGCGTGTACCCGGCGCAGACGAAGCGCTTGATGCCCGACCTGAGTTTCCAGCCGCATGTGTATCGATACGACGGGGAATCTGTGCTGCTGCCGGAGGGACGGTATCGTGTGCAGAGTTCGCGTGGTCCGGAATATTTCGCCAATTGGCAGGACGTCGAGGTTCGTAGCGGAGATACGGCGATTGAGGTGCGGCTGGAGCGGTGGATCGACCCTGCTGAGTTTGGATACTACTCGGGCGATACGCACGTCCACGCGGCCGGCTGCTCGCACTACGAGAGTCCGACAGAGGGCGTTACGCCGGTTGTGATGGAGCGGCAGGCCGATGGAGAGGCGCTGGATCTCGCGTCTGTGCTGAACTGGGGTCCCGGCTTTCAGTACCAGAAGCAGTTCTTCACCGGCCACGCGCTCCCCTCCGCTGTGCAGACAAGTTCACGCCCGGTTGCACACGAAGGAATGGCGCACGATGCGACTGCCATTGCCGCCAGAGAAGAAGCTGCAGTAGTTGATCGGCTTCAACACTCGGCGTCGCCGCCTGCGATAGATTCGCTGGTGCGATATGACGTGGAGGTGTCGGGTTTTCCGTCGAGCCACTGCGGTCACCTGGTCCTGCTATCGCTTCGAGACCAAGAGTTTCCGCACACGCATGAGATCCAGGATTGGCCGAGTTGGAACGCTCCGATATTGCGCTGGGCTCACCAGCAAGGTGCGATCGCGGGCTACGCTCATTCCGGGCATGGGCTGGTTACGGACAGCACGGCGCTGCCCAACCTGGTGATCCCGCCGTTCAACAGCAGTGGCGCGAATGAGTTCATCGCCGATGTGACGCATTCGGGGCTCGTGGACTTTATCTCCGGTTGTGATCTCTGGCCGTTTGCGGAGATGAATATCTGGTACCACACGCTGAATTGCGGGTTTGCGACGCCGTTTGCGGGCGAGACGGATTTTCCTTGTCTGACGGATGCGTGCGTGGGAGGAGGAAGGTCCTACGTGCGACTGAGCGAGCGTCCACAAGGCGACTCTGGGTACGCCAAGTGGATTGAAGGGCTGATTCACGGGCCAAGCTACTTTGGAGACGGACGCAGTCACCTGATGGATTTCCGCGTGAACAGCCAACTGCGCGGCGAGCATGCGCTGGATCTGCGCGTTCCCGGTGAAGTCGAAGTGACGGCGCGAGTTGTTGCGAGGCTTGACCCTATTTCGACGGAGGGGACGCGTGCCATCCAGAAGGCCTCACCGTATGACAAGCCATACTGGCACGTGGAACGGGCGCGGATCGGTGACAGCCGCAATGTCCCGGTAGAACTGATCGTGAACGGCAAGACTGCTGGACGCTTGGTGATCCGTGCCGATGGCACACCGCAGCCGATACGCATGACCGCGCAGATTGAGCAGAGCAGTTGGCTGGCGCTGAGAATCTATCCTTCGGCCCATACCAACCCGGTGGTGGTCAGCGTGGCTGGCCGGCCCGTGCGGGCGTCAAAGGATAGCGCGATGTGGTGTCGCAAAGGAGTGGATGTCTGCTGGGAGCAGAAGCGGCAGCGAATCCGGCCGGAGGAGATGCGGGCTGCGGCGGAACACTTTGACCATGCGCGTCGCGTCTACGATGCGATGGTGGCTGAGTTTAGCTGA
- a CDS encoding winged helix-turn-helix domain-containing protein gives MNTYHFSRYTLHRRPLLLEEGGRRIRLTSRRLKVLLLLVRAKGEPVLYEAFRKHIWEDACVEQSNLTQTVLLLRRTVGKTASGKHLIETIPKIGYRVAPEAFHDKEESSFGERRTALSGCESTQACRFSPAHS, from the coding sequence ATGAACACCTATCATTTCAGCCGCTATACCCTTCACAGAAGGCCTCTTCTTCTTGAAGAAGGAGGGCGAAGAATAAGGCTCACTTCAAGGCGGTTGAAGGTGTTGCTCCTCCTCGTTCGTGCAAAAGGCGAACCAGTGCTTTATGAGGCCTTTCGGAAACATATTTGGGAAGATGCCTGTGTTGAACAATCCAATCTGACCCAAACTGTTCTCTTGCTTCGCCGGACAGTGGGTAAGACGGCGAGTGGAAAGCATCTCATTGAGACCATCCCGAAGATCGGCTATCGAGTCGCACCTGAAGCCTTCCACGATAAGGAGGAAAGCAGTTTTGGGGAACGACGCACCGCGCTGAGTGGCTGCGAGAGCACGCAGGCATGCAGATTCTCTCCTGCGCATTCCTGA